ttacaaaacctttagaataaaataaatattcataataaaactGAGAGAAAAACTGCATTTTCAAAATCGATTTCGCAAGAAAAACATACGCGCCTCAAGTTAATAAGTATTGCGCGTAATTTAAACCACTCGATAAAgacgtattattaatattaagatgCTGACTGAAAGCAGAAGTCGACACGCTGGACTATGGAAGTTCCTACGAATTCGCGGCTGGCTGCAAACTCGCCGAAGGGCCGAAACCACCAGCACAGTGGAATTACTCGACGGGTGCCTCCCACGGGGCCGAACTTGTCCGCGACAATTTCAAACTTATTTTAACATTCATATAAGCCCCGCGCCCTAGCCCGTGCTACACCGGTGAACCGTCGCCTAAGCATCCCTTTCCATGTGTAACCCGAGAACCGACCCACGTAAGTTGCTCTTCCTATATGGGAAGGGCGTACAGGCATAAGGGTAACTCGGGATTTACATAAGATTATACGTAAGCCTTCGTGCATCTCATAGAAAAGGGAGCAACGAGGTGGCGGCAAACGAAACGGCACTCAAGGGTGTGTTCGTCTTTGGTTGATAATTAGGATCAACTGAGATTCGGTGATTCACGATTCCCAAACAAATTGAAATCGTTACTTGCGCCTTCGAGTACACTGGTCCACGAAGGTATTTAACCCtacgtttacggaacgcgtcaatctgacgtgtattgaattttacaaacattatttggtaaatgtataCGTTGACTTTAATCGaagcaattacacgaatatgcaTCGCAATTGTATATTCTatcaaatattctattaaatctctaatttccaagattcaAATAGATGCATAATAATTTGTCTAGGAACAGTAAAAtatactgtacaataaatgtccgtaaacctagtgttataATCGatatatttctaatggaaatgGACATCTCAGCCTTGTGTTAATCGATTTTAACaaaattgtagaaaaattaTTCTCATATGTTTCCCAAGCATTATGCATAGacattttaactctttgaactcgaggATTTCGAAGCAGAGTCATTTAAAATTCGTCAttataaactgtaaaattttgtcattaaatatattataacatttatacctataatcgataaaaaaaagtaaaatacttttataacttttcttttcatgtgCGTATcacttatttatatgttaagATGCTTTCTTTACTAAAATTGCTTCGAGTTGTTGGTAATGTtagtgagaaaaagcttcgagtccaaagggttaaaatgtttaCTCTACGGTGAACAGAAcatttactttataaatatatgtatgttaaatatttttatggaacaatatacaatgaaatggttaaatatacataaataagaATAGTATGATAATTTTATTGAGAAGAAATTGTGATTGAGATAATGAATTTGGGAATATGAACATTTGTTCGAGATAATCATTATAATGTTCATAAACTTTGAAATGTATAATGGAATATCTCAAAGTTGTACTTTTAACAATAATGTATATCGAGTGACGATTAATATTTGATCAGTATTGTTTGAGGCACTTAAAATATTATGCTTATATGTAGGTATGAGGAACATGCACGCAGAGAATAatagaaatagatttttataattgttaagaGTTAAAAACTTTGTcgagatgaaaatgaaataaaaactttgttttcgaCGAGTAAACTGTatagtttatttgaatttcactTATCACTAGcaagtttatataaattgtatatgtgTCTATTACAAATTATACTATAATCGCAATGTCCACTTTGTCAGATCTTTTTATTGTCTATACAAATCTCTGGTTAACGTCgtgtgttaatattttcaaagaattaaatacCAGAAAATGTTTTAATGTGATTACTATGTtagaaaatgtttgataaaaTCTTATAAGGCTATAAAGTAATAGACTGAAAATGAGCGAGACTGAACTGTAGCGAAGTATCCGACGGACGTCCGTCGACATGTCAAAGcaattctatgtaaaatatcCGTATTcgtatcaattataaatataatataaaaactccTGTTTTCCATGATATTTACATGATATTGTTtccaatgaatttataaatttcaaaagcATACCGAAATGttacataatattacaaaattaacaaaataatattacataaataacattacaaaacttaaatattttacttactcataataaaataaaacaaataaagaagTTTTTACGTTATATTGATTATCGGAAATATTGTATAGTACGGATTTGGGGTTTTAGACGTGAAGTAGATACagatattctaaaaaatttctaaaacttCTTTGAATATATTCGTCACATACTTCAGTTTGTACCAAATAAGACAAGTATCctgtcatttaaaaaaacttCTACCGGTTCTTATGATTTGTTTGATTCGTGTCACACACAGCATATTTTAGTTCGGAGAAAATTCTACCTCTGtcattttttcataaaacataTTGTGAATCGGTATACTAAAGAATTGTATTAATATGGCAAATTATGAGACAAATGTCCGTAACAGAATGATTATTGCAGATAAATCATAAAATCTAAAgtgtaatttgtttataaaacattacaCAAGTAAACAGCTGAATCCAGAAACgtaaaaatcaatgaaagtaaGAGCAGTGAAATCGAAAATGAAAACAACGACCAACAATTTCTTCGATTATCATGGGATTATTCATCGTGAATGCGCATCCCAAGGGCAGTTTGTGAATGTTGCAGTTTACGAGGGCGTAATGGATCGATGGCTCAAAGAAGTCTAACGTGTACGATCGAGTTCGTAGCATTTTACTACACTGGCTCCTTATACACATTGGCATACGTTTTGACTATAGTAAAAgaatttctaacaaaaattGGTGACAGCAGTCTTCTAATCGCCATACTCTCCACATTAAACccttatacatttatttttattttaaatgtcaaAGTTCGATTTAAGAATAAGGAATATGTACCCAGCACAGACATTCCAAAAATAGTTGcaattaactgaaaattattccAAAAACGGATTTTCTTAGGACCTCTCAGGGACTTATGGAATACAATAAATTAGGTTAAAAGAGAAGTTCATGTgcaaaataaaacgaataaaatatatttattatggtCCACTGATAAGGGGATTTCCATAGGATTAGgagaattaagaatttttaaatgttagcaagtatttaatataaaagaatcaaAACTCTTATTAACGtctcttttaataatattccattcTTTCCTAATAGTAAAAAACTGCCCAGaataaattttagtttttttaCTGTATATGgctatacaataaaaatatgagTCATGAtttcaaaaaattgtaaatcgattttAATCGAGGGTTGAGGCCTAGAGTTCTTCCAATGGTTGAAAAagagttaattaaaataagtgtttcttcataaaataaaaacataatgtTCACAAATTTAAAGTGCAATAATATAAGGAATTAATATTactaaggaaatataaaaagacATAAacagatgatatttgaaatattatgtcAATACttctataaatagaaaaaattaaatcgaAATGTTTAATGTCCTAgttatttgaacaaatattaaattattggtttctttcgttcttgacgggttatataaattttatgttgCATTTCTcttaaaatttgtttgtattaataatagctttcaattattttatgttcGTAACTGTTTCGGAAGAATACCGTTTGTGAATCTATTTTTTCGttacttattatattaattagaaactttagtatattttttcaattacaatttcataaCACAACAAAGTAATtatgacaaatattttaaataataattcgcaATCACTTAATTAAGCAAACACGTGTttcacattaaaatttattaaaaaaatattggtaTGAAATGTATGTTGGAATTACGCTATAGCTCCGAGTTATTAATTAACGCTTTGAAAGAGAAAATGGAAGCCATCAATGAATattgaattagaaattttagTCCTTCTCAAAGTCCgttaaactatatattaaatatctatgtatgaacgaaataaaataagGTCTTAAAGTATTGGTAGATATATTGTCACTTCCGATAAAATTCTGGTAAAATTATTTCGTCATTccgattataatttataaacttaCATTTCACTTTtcacaatatataaatattgttttataaaattttgataaaatattcatagacattcatatatttattatttaaaacctaTAAATCGTTCTTTTTGCATAAATTCACTCTAATGAGAAAATagcaattaaaacaaatttcaaactgTGTTCTTTGAATATACATGTGACGTACCTAATATGTTTCTTCCAAATAGTCTTACATATAATGTATAGGTCGCGTACTGTAAAACCGCTGAATACTACATAAGAATTCAGCCTTAAATTGCTGGTGGATTTTctaaactttttaattattgttatttatgtgTTAGGCTTCAGAGTcacaatttctaaaaatttgtgTAACGCTTCAAAAGTTTtcgtaaataaaaattcgatgttTACACGTGTTGTGTCTATGCAACAATTATAGATATATTACACACTATACAAGTAGTGacaaattcttattttaatttcaaatctaAAAGTCATGATTGTTAATGAATAAtgcatttcaatattaaaattactataacGTATTTATTAAaaggtattaaaaataaaatatttataaaaaatatgaattttaaaacaatagTATAGTTACTTTTTCAAAACTATTagatcttaaaaaataaattttaagagtTAAGAAGACacttaaaattctataattattttttcattagaCTAACGATAGTGATCGTTTTTAGAATGTATCCCATAAATTTATACGAAGGCTTATTCTCTCGAAACATTTGGGTCTcattgtatatttcaatgagctGGAGAGGATTTATTATTACGTGCAGCACTCTTTTTCATGGTGTTGTTAAATCTCTCCGCCGTTTCACATTATATGTTTCGTATTCATAGTCTGAGCGAAAATTGCTCCAAGAGCACGGTAAAGGTTATATGAGCCATAAAGTAACTTCAGCTTACCTTGCCgatctttatttatatactgGAGATCCTTCTAACTTTCTCTTCACATTagctttccttccttcctctcaCATTATTCGTACACTTCGTTCTTCGGTTGTTgaacagtttttttattttgcaatacaaatgtaatttttaacaaaatcgGTCGATTTCAAATCGTTCTTACCGATCGAACGGAGACTGGTTCAAGATAATTCGCTAACTTCACAACGAGGTCTCTTCCTGTAATTCTGAATAATTCTGCCCTCTGGCGTAAAGCAGTGAAAGTTTAAAGATCCATTTCACAAACAGTTATACCTACTcacaatatcaaatttattttcataacgtAGAAAATATAGGtgtattttttcgtttcttataCGAGTAAAACAACTGACTAACAtacatttgtaatattgtaGAAGTAtccattttaaattatttgttaaatgcagttttaatttgaaattcattttttcgcggtattttatttgaaatagtaCACCACTAAATTATGTTACGTAATCGCATTATACAATTACTACAAAATGATTATCCTATGTTGGCACCTCTTGTATTGTCCAGTTTTAGTACCACCAAAGTATTTAAAAGAAGAGAACGAGACAAATCTTGTGAACCAATCCCTGTAGCTGTTGTGAgtatctatattaaattttattaatacagtaCAACGGAATAGTACGCAAAATATGTTATCTATTTGCTAATCTTAtaggttaaatatttttttatttgtagaagTTAAAAACCAGGTTAACACCAATAACATGTACTGAATGATTACTGATTTTTGTGTTTTGTGATTAGTCACTTCGAAATTGAGCAGTAAAAGGTATTATTAAATGTCAAAAAGACTTCAATGCTAAAAATAAACTTTGCAagcgtttttaaatattattccaaatGATGTAGCGCATATGATGTAACAACAAACTAatcttttttacttaaaatgaaagaatacaaataatatcatttattaacactgtttattattatttatttaatatttaaagaaacataatattaaaaataaatgatggttttagtagaaaaagattaataatattttagttacCCTTTTTAACGCCatctatataagtatatattaattatacatttgtttttaatgaatgattatatgaataaatcaattaacatAGTCAAGTTTAGTTGATTTTAAGGacacaacaataaaatattgaatgcgTATACATATAAAGAATAGTGAAGAATATTTATACGCTTTTTATGTTAAAGCTGTTTacgtgttccgacgtcgttatTGCGTTCAACAAAGCGTTAgtggaatttgaaaataaacttAATGAATGCAACTTTTTccataaaattgatattttaaaaccTTTCTATATGTTGCGAATTACTCCCCatagattttcttattttgcgaGTACATTGCAATAATTTAACTCCACTTATTTTATTCATggttataatatagaatattccacTAGTTCTTTCTTGTGCTTTTCTTTATAGTTTGTagattatataattgtataattataaatagattatataattaaataaaatgtttcttctattggtaaaaaattattttacttaacaaAATGAGGATGACAGTTCAAACAGGTTCTTCTTTGAGCACatattcaaattcatttaaGAGTTCTagataatttgttatatttttttgcgTTTTACATTCtaacctttcttttttttattcctttttttgaAATGGatacatataattttcatttcttacgtaaaaatattaacaacgatagaaaattattctgACAACCGAGAAAGTAGATAAGAATATGTACCTAATTGGTATTCATCTAACACTACCgattcttcaaaatatttttctacttcTAGGAGTTTCTACGTGTCGagtttagtaattttatttttaattattttctttatggcTTTATAAATTCGTCAAGTCAGAATTCAATACTTTTCGTGTGTAGTTTTCCTGTATGAGTAAATACTATAACACAGGTTTTTATTTTCTACaccattcattttatttacgcGAAAATACAGTGTAATCTAATATAAAATTCTGAAGATCATAACTTTCGCTCAGATAAGTTCAACATCCATTATTACTTCGAAGTGACACACAATTGATACAGATTTGCCTATATTTTCATTCCTTACACTTTCCAACTTATTTGCATTCGTTATCTAAGTTTCCCTAGCCGTCTAGATTTTACGATCTTCTAACTGTGCACCTATACACCGATCGTTAACCCATATCCTGTTGCCTTCTACCAGACgagttaattttcatttcggcAAATCATTTGTCCACCTGTCTATTTGACaccagaaaaataaataaaccgaTATCCGATAAATTCACTTACTAACAAGTTGCTAGTTCTTGTCTTTTCCAATCACTATTGTTGTGTAATAATTATTCGTATATTACATATGTTGCTTGtcattttaatgttatttaatactTCATGAAATTGAACCGAGTGactaattgaatataaatacagAGATATATAATACCCGTTAGCTTATTTCGATACATTCATGATTTCACAATTTCTATTTCCATGcgacaatttttaatatgaaatttcttattattattcattatttttatcgattCGTTACCAACAATGATTGTTAATTAATCTTTATTACCCACTGTATCCTTCAAATGACTATtgtcttttaatatttaagctGATTCATCAAAACCCCCATTAATACTTCATATTATTTATCAACTTGGTTAACCTACTTTTAAAACATGATTATTTCAACACGTGTTTTTTATTATCCATCATGTAATAACTTAAAAaggtttgaaaaaaattaatgtagatTACATAATTCAATAAGACAGCAAGTGTTACGCTTAGTTTGCAGCAAAGTGTAGATTCATAATTCAGCTAAAAATAACTGAGAGTAACGAAAAAATTAGATTCATTGCGAGGAATGAACGTATGAAATCTTTTTCTCATGGAACAAGAAATAATTTGCAATCAACAACAGCAGGAAGccaatgaattaaaaaaaaaagaaatagattaGTAGGCTGGCTGTCGGTAATATTGATATCGAACAGTTTGCTTAATGCTTATGTAACTGTAATTTATAGTAGAAACTGAAGTTATATGTAAAACACTGAATTTCGTTCCGAAGTTTAGACGTTCTCTTGTTTACACACCTAATTATTTCCGCAAGTTCTGCATTAATTTCCGCGTAGAAGATTTTTTGCTTCAGAACAGATTTTTGCTttggttttatatgtttcttgaaaaatatacaGCGATTGTTTTATGCAAAGAGAAAACTGGAATCTACATATGTGTACgtgcaaatatttattacaatacgaattagtattttttaatagacTAACTCAttcaaaaatcaattattcatttcctCATATATaggtgtaattcttctttggtcTGCCTTAATTTTTccttagaatatattataagtgcgtTTGTTCGGCATTTGACGAATATATACATACttcattacttgattttattgcgtgtacAATAAGAGATTTACGAAACTacatttcacagttaacaggttaagtaatttcaaaatacataataattatgaacaaCGTTCGAAACAAATGAATATTGAGTTTAATCAGTGTGTTTCATTGCAAACATTTTAATCGTAGGTATTATGCAGTTGCGGCTACCTTGATGGTACCGAAATATCAGAAGCTGTTTCAGCGACCATACATTTATGCCAGAAAAACCTGAAGCCCGTGTTTTACGCGCCGGATATAGACATTTGTGAAATTAGTGATCATTTAACTAAAAAGGCAGATAAAAATGCGTCTTCTAGAAACGCTTTAGTTGAAGCAGCCCGTCTGGCTAGATCAGACATAAAACCGTTGTGCACATGTGAATCTTGCAAACATGGCGCACTTGTTATTCCTGGAGGATTTGGTGCTGCAAAAACGCTGTTAGTATGTctacaaacaataaaaaatactgtagcagcttaattattttattgcctTTAGTGCCGTTGTCCTGTACAgtttttaaaaatctataaGAGATTGCCACATAGtacagaaattaaaatgatatttctaaCACCATGTTTATAAGCACTTGTTGTTCAGAACTTAACAAAATGTAGACAACACAGTTATGACTTTAAAAGATTAATAGTGACAAGGTAtacatgtattataaaatacctttatgttttatagttttaaaaacaaaagataatgtttgtatattttaatatgatatttaatgataaaagtatagtaagaaataataaagtttaatatgatAAGGTCTGGTGCATACAAATTGCATATAACTTATTGTAGATATTAAATGACGTAGGACTACGACAATGGCAGCCGTCATAGAATCTAAAATAGCGTGgagctatttaaaatattgtcaaaCAGCATCTAAAGATGcatgatatattataatagttagATGTAATATCCATGGTAAATTCAACGAAAAAGAGCGTTAGAAAATTCTGtattaaattcgattttatgtttattttatagttcCTTTTATTATGATAGAATCTCCTATATAAATACGTTGCTATACGAATATTCAATTCTCTTCACATCATATGTTAGCACACAAACAATTTAGATATAAATTGATTGTTTTCACTTGTGATTTACACGTGTTTCAATATGACCAAGACAGAAACGCGAGGTgttaactatatattttttaagatttcgAGGTTATAGATTTTGTTGGCAGGAACAGCATGTTTCTATTGCCAAGTCAAAGGTAATCTAATAATCAGACTTTGAAAATGCACGTAAAATAAGATTTtcgagaatataattaaaaaaatataattacaatagaaaatataatagcttttcttaagaaaatataaaaggcacattagatatttatatattttctatatttgtttatattattaatattttgtgcaACTTTCAAGTTCTCCGTAAGTGGGCAAAAATCTGAAGTCTAATGATGACTTGTGGTAACATATAATAAGGTAGTAAATAGGGACAGTGCTGGTACGGAAAAAACCTATAAATGTGCGAggatatacaaatttaaaaaatcgaacAACTATGAATGAAAAATGACATAGTGAACAACATGTACTAAGAAATGATCAAAATCATGCCTATGGACGTTAATATATCTATGTGAATTACAGAATGTCATTGAATTTCGCGAATaacataattgaaattttgttttcacctaattataaatatttcattgtattagAGGTCTACTGTAGAGATTATTCTAcaagaataattacattaaattaggACCTTAATTAGTACGCCATGTAAAAAATGTATAGgcctatttaaaaaaatattagtgCACTTAAAGTTGCATAAAATATAACTTTGAAAAAGACCTCT
The window above is part of the Nomia melanderi isolate GNS246 chromosome 2, iyNomMela1, whole genome shotgun sequence genome. Proteins encoded here:
- the LOC116430752 gene encoding ES1 protein homolog, mitochondrial, which translates into the protein MLAPLVLSSFSTTKVFKRRERDKSCEPIPVAVVLCSCGYLDGTEISEAVSATIHLCQKNLKPVFYAPDIDICEISDHLTKKADKNASSRNALVEAARLARSDIKPLCTCESCKHGALVIPGGFGAAKTLSNFATKGADCTVHPEIEKVIEDFSCDKKPIGAICISSVLVARVLQGVKITLGKESPPEEWPHANAIEQAKNMGAKVEMKDVKGVTRDKKHNVFSTPAWMYKCATYADIHSGIGNLIAMMKKRID